One stretch of Podospora bellae-mahoneyi strain CBS 112042 chromosome 2, whole genome shotgun sequence DNA includes these proteins:
- a CDS encoding hypothetical protein (EggNog:ENOG503NUG4), which produces MAATNQTNAIHFSPTLKGSRRHALTGKTGNVWAARLAVEDGWLPASTTSSSMATESSTSTSTSTTNSWGVRRGRGGGRRRSRSLSSLLEEMREILPLAVEKGPGSRETARRTTGTAFNPSFELPPLQPLLLPQPLSLRKDGGNRAQPRLVGADDVNNKFRLAGHTPHDNLTEKLACLSRPSPAPAITLPDPVNGNGNSNKKIDVRSKPLPSLPSPSSQPSQQLQPSSPLSDININQQQHQQHETRRRHETPQFVRGEHEVARLEAETNGTLAEQRKSDCDVQQQAHQHLQLSAVPPLTPLSATSPMGFSPMLDKFFSSDRRRRKSKTSPPTSPDSTPTTSQKTASPVSPNSSFSQWSFFSSKDKEKDITSQTAGSQSPAQKIMPRHYIKAGGQTSTGARDSLTILCKNDFVDVAISRETTAHDVLVELKSLEQLAELSSGVLIEQYNAFGLERPLRRQERLRHVMDTWGPDSKNTLALSHDGPPHGLKLDLEGAPQTREAPPGFCLFMYYRGPGPKFKWVKRYIILYEDGRMIASKSSNPKRGDKDVVAICHLSDYDMYHPTEAQLRRHLKPPKRNVIAMKSQERINTFENTDKYVQYVSAEDKEIIRRFQSHVQAWRNWHLAKSLLREPEPEKPPQIMTVAAEPRRTVKEVGLGNGHKTRISVDESPYTIGAFKPLIDLDRFNKSIDDFGKDWTLVDGAERNDPSAAAAFPENSLLGAAYEERKQQLESKSATVAGTAGAGGRRAFPPTPAAGESGGSGSCFVDHPRTVSATDRRPQSPDSVRSIPRDAIPSTSTAARGRNEQVGWFASAAEHSRQQRSLIEQQQQQQQQQQQQQLYHQQSMPPQILIQRRPSTSAGSRMMGGLGRSVSQRRSHGNSLGSGGGVGHPVPLPQQQQFNQPASNPQPRRPMRQQPQPLLDLTPEFQEAPQWSRENKGRAVKPQDGRPLVDLATGPVLVSGAAKIEQPPKALIHRSEQQALMMQRQQQQQQQQLGMRPGTSAGLQNSMVLGRRGTVRSSGGGIRPGTGDTMRSGGGYPPGGDYGRQRGMSLAGQGGGGGFVDNNGLGTQPDPRVMQYVLQQQKELQKQQQEGTRMGRLRTTSGGSQPQ; this is translated from the exons ATGGCAGCCACCAACCAGACCAACGCCATCCACTTCTCACCAACACTCAAAGGCAGCAGACGCCATGCCCTGACAGGCAAGACGGGGAATGTTTGGGCGGCCAGGCTTGCAGTAGAAGATGGCTGGCTGCCCGCTAGCACAACTAGCAGCAGCATGGCAACCGagagcagcaccagcaccagcaccagtaCCACAAACAGCTGGGGGgtgagaaggggaaggggagggggcaggAGACGGTCTCGCTCGCTCTCGTcgctgctggaggagatgCGGGAGATACTGCCATTGGCTGTTGAGAAGGGACCTGGAAGCAGAGAAACTGCAAGACGGACGACTGGAACTGCCTTCAACCCATCGTTCGAGCTCCCGCCTCTTCAGCCTCTCCTGCTGCCGCAGCCCCTGTCGTTGAGAAAGGACGGGGGGAATCGTGCTCAACCCAGACTCGTCGGTGCCGATGACGTGAATAATAAGTTCAGGCTGGCGGGGCACACGCCGCACGACAACCTTACCGAGaagcttgcttgcttgtcCCGCccatcacctgcacctgccatcaccctcccagACCCGGTTAATGGTAATGGTAATAGTAATAAGAAGATTGATGTCCGGAGCAAACCACTACCGTCACTACCGTCACCATCGTCCCAACCGTCccaacaacttcaaccaTCGTCACCTTTGTcagacatcaacatcaaccagcagcaacaccagcagcacgaAACACGGCGCAGGCACGAGACGCCGCAGTTTGTCCGCGGGGAGCACGAGGTGGCACGGCTGGAAGCCGAAACGAACGGGACCCTTGCCGAACAGCGGAAGTCAGACTGCGACGTCCAACAGCAGGCGCACCAGCACCTGCAGCTATCCGCGGTACCGCCGCTCACGCCCCTTTCAGCAACGTCCCCCATGGGATTCAGTCCGATGCTGGACAAGTTTTTTTCCTCCGACCGTCGACGACGCAAGTCCAAGACCTCGCCTCCTACCTCTCCGGATTCCACTCCAACCACCTCACAGAAAACCGCTTCGCCCGTCTCACCCAattcctccttttcccagTGGTCGTTTTTTTCATCaaaggacaaggagaaaGACATCACCAGCCAAACCGCTGGCAGCCAATCCCCAGCTCAGAAAATCATGCCTCGACATTACATCAAGGCAGGTGGACAGACGAGCACTGGCGCACGAGAT TCGCTCACCATTTTGTGTAAGAACGACTTTGTGGATGTTGCCATTAGTCGCGAAACCACAGCACACGATGTACTCGTGGAGCTGAAGTCTCTGGAGCAGTTGGCAGAATTATCGTCTGGTGTCCTGATTGAACAGTACAATGCTTTCGGCCTCGAAAGACCACTGCGGCGACAGGAGCGACTGCGCCATGTGATGGACACTTGGGGCCCAGACTCGAAAAACACACTCGCCCTGTCTCATGATGGCCCACCACACGGCTTGAAGCTGGATCTCGAAGGTGCGCCCCAGACTCGCGAGGCACCACCGGGCTTTTGTTTGTTCATGTACTATCGGGGCCCAGGTCCGAAATTCAAATGGGTGAAGCGGTATATCATACTATATGAGGACGGGAGAATGATTGCTTCGAAATCTAGCAACCCAAAACGTGGCGACAAGGACGTTGTGGCTATATGCCATCTCTCAGATTACGATATGTACCACCCGACGGAAGCTCAGCTGAGGAGACACCTgaaaccaccaaaaagaaacgTCATCGCCATGAAGAGTCAGGAGAGAATCAACACGTTTGAAAACACGGACAAGTATGTGCAGTATGTCTCTGCCGAAGACAAGGAGATTATCAGAAGGTTTCAGAGTCACGTACAGGCCTGGAGGAACTGGCACCTGGCCAAGAGTCTGCTGAGAGAGCCCGAGCCCGAAAAACCACCACAAATCATGACCGTGGCAGCCGAGCCAAGGAGGacggtgaaggaggttggATTAGGAAACGGGCACAAAACAAGGATATCAGTGGACGAATCGCCTTACACCATTGGAGCGTTTAAACCGCTGATCGATCTCGACCGGTTCAACAAGTCAATCGACGATTTTGGCAAGGATTGGACGCTGGTTGACGGCGCCGAGAGGAATGAtccatctgctgctgccgctttTCCCGAAAACTCGCTGCTTGGCGCGGCATATGAAGAGCGAAAGCAGCAGCTGGAGTCCAAGTCGGCAACGGTAGCCGGAACAGCAGGTGCTGGTGGTAGGCGAGCATTTCCCCCCACCCCGGCGGCGGGCGAGAGTGGTGGGAGCGGTAGTTGTTTTGTCGACCACCCGAGGACTGTTTCAGCTACAGACCGGCGACCGCAAAGCCCAGATTCTGTTCGGTCGATTCCTAGGGACGCCATTCCTAGTACTAGCACGGCCGCTAGAGGGAGAAACGAGCAAGTTGGTTGGTTTGCTTCTGCGGCGGAGCATTCAAGACAGCAACGCAGTCTtattgagcagcagcaacaacaacaacaacagcagcagcagcagcagctaTATCATCAGCAGTCGATGCCACCTCAGATTTTGATACAACGGCGCCCTAGTACGAGTGCAGGATCTCGAATGATGGGCGGTCTTGGACGGTCAGTGTCTCAGCGGAGATCACATGGTAACAGTTtgggtagtggtggtggtgttggtcaTCCGGTACCGcttcctcaacagcagcagtttAACCAGCCAGCGTCGAACCCACAGCCCCGTCGACCGATGAGGCAGcagcctcaacccctccttgaTTTGACCCCCGAATTTCAGGAGGCGCCGCAGTGGTCGAGGGAGAATAAAGGACGGGCGGTGAAGCCTCAGGATGGGAGACCATTGGTTGATTTGGCTACCGGGCCGGTGTTGGTTTCGGGCGCGGCGAAGATTGAGCAGCCCCCCAAGGCGTTGATTCATCGGAGCGAGCAGCAGGCTTTGATGATGCagagacaacaacagcagcagcagcagcagctgggcATGAGGCCTGGGACTAGTGCTGGGCTGCAAAATAGCATGGTgttgggaagaagggggacgGTGAGAAGTAGTGGTGGAGGGATAAGGCCGGGCACTGGTGATACGATGAGGAGTGGAGGCGGCTACCCACCAGGAGGGGACTATGGAAGGCAAAGGGGGATGTCGCTTGCTGGgcagggcggtggtggtgggttcgTGGATAATAATGGGCTGGGAACGCAGCCAGATCCGAGAGTCATGCAATATGTTTTGCAGCAACAGAAGGAGttgcagaagcagcagcaggaggggactcggatggggaggttgagaacCACGAGTGGTGGGAGTCAACCTCAGTAA
- a CDS encoding hypothetical protein (COG:H; BUSCO:EOG092633US; EggNog:ENOG503NXTX) has product MAAPQKTTLQEFESVFPKLEEVLLEHAKSYNLPEKELAWYKKSLEINTVGGKCNRGMSVPDSVSLLLGRPLTEDEYFKSATLGWMTELLQAFFLVSDDIMDSSITRRGKPCWYRHEGVGMVAINDAFMLEAAIYALLKKYFRDHPRYVDLLELFHEVTFQTEMGQLCDLLTAPEDVVNLDNFSMEKYRFIVIYKTAYYSFYLPVALSLLLLDIATPANLKQAESILIPLGEYFQIQDDYLDNFGLPEHIGKIGTDIMDNKCSWLVNQALAIVTPDQRKILEENYGRKDKAKETVIKKLYDDLKLEQRYQDYEEKFVTEIRERIGQIDEAEGLKKSVFEAFLAKIYKRSK; this is encoded by the exons ATGGCTGCGCCGCAAAAGACCACTCTCCAGGAATTCGAGTCCGTCTTCCCCAAGCTCGAGGAGGTTCTACTCGAGCATGCCAAGTCGTACAATCTCCCCGAGAAGGAGCTCGCTTGGTACAAGAAG TCCCTCGAGATCAATACCGTCGGCGGCAAGTGCAACCGCGGCATGTCGGTCCCCGActccgtctccctcctcctcggccgccccCTCACCGAAGATGAGTACTTCAAGTCGGCCACCCTCGGCTGGATGACCGAGCTCCTCCaggccttcttcctcgtctcgGACGACATCATGGACTCGTCCATCACCCGCCGCGGCAAGCCCTGCTGGTACCGCCACGAGGGCGTCGGCATGGTCGCCATCAACGACGCTTTCATGCTCGAGGCGGCCATCTACGCCCTCCTCAAGAAGTACTTCCGCGACCACCCCCGCTACgtcgacctcctcgagctcttccACGAGGTCACCTTCCAGACCGAGATGGGCCAGCTCTgcgacctcctcaccgcccccGAGGACgtcgtcaacctcgacaactTCTCCATGGAGAAGTACCGCTTCATCGTCATCTACAAGACGGCCTATTACTCCTTCTACCTCCCCGTCGCTCTCtctttgctcctcctcgacatcgccacccccgccaacctcaagcAGGCCGAgtccatcctcatccctctGGGTGAGTACTTCCAGATCCAGGACGACTACCTCGACAACTTTGGACTTCCCGAGCACATTGGCAAGATCGGCACCGATATCATGGACAACAAGTGCTCCTGGCTCGTAAACCAGGCTCTTGCCATTGTCACCCCCGACCAGCGCAAGATCCTCGAGGAGAACTACGGCCgcaaggacaaggccaaggagacggtcatcaagaagctgTATGACGATCTCAAGCTTGAGCAGCGCTACCAGGATTATGAGGAGAAGTTTGTCACTGAGATCCGGGAGCGGATCGGCCAGAttgatgaggctgagggGCTCAAGAAGAGCGTGTTTGAAGCTTTCTTGGCGAAGATTTACAAGCGCAGCAAATAA
- the cut23 gene encoding Anaphase-promoting complex subunit 8 (BUSCO:EOG092613S3; COG:D; COG:O; EggNog:ENOG503NU5Y), which produces MGLSAKDALQLRDTLQIAVVKCSERCLYHAAKWAAELLDALPQPSAADFKATQDLPSSYIHPAFTPNHDPAEAALEAKELSRYLLAKSLFDCKEFDRCAAVFLPESSLAEMLGTKVDDATTTGGREKQRPSVVLPSERALPQISQKSLFLALYAKMISGEKRKEEESEMIMGPQDLGTITNKQLAVVSRFLTKWFDQRKSEGGDVAPSQGFLEYLYGMVLVKEKNDRAGLQYLVESVQLFPWNWGAWMEITNLITRVEQLNEVTPKLPQNIMSFIFHAHASINLYQQGGEIASALNDLLVVFPTSSFLLTDKALLYYHSKDLVAAEQEFSQLLGLHPQRIDALDHYSNILYVLNLRPKLAFLAHLCSSIDTFRPESCVVIGNYYSLLSCHDKAVHYFRRALMLDRSCLSAWTLMGHEYVELKNTHAAIESYRRAVDVNRRDYRAWYGLGQTYEVLEMHAYALWYYKKAAGLRPWDGKMWQAVGSCLQKMGRDKDGIKALKRALLADSYYDSSASSFGSTGTIDRMTQMDPEVLLQIGAMYDRMEEEEEAKAYMELCVAQEDGGVTNDQGPGLGDSIGVRADSPGSDDGEGGGERVAAGEGTGVTVATSKARMWLAKYAMRVEDYETANRLATELCQDGVEVEEAKALIREARSRMEQTSMMES; this is translated from the exons atgggCCTCTCTGCAAAGGATGCTTTGCAACTACGAGATACGCTGCAAATAGCAGTAGTAAAATGCTCCGAAAGATGTCTTTACCACGCTGCCAAATG GGCGGCCGAACTCCTCGATGCGCTTCCTCAACCATCTGCTGCCGACTTTAAAGCAACGCAAGACTTACCATCGTCTTACATTCATCCCGCTTTCACACCAAATCATGATCCTGCCGAAGCAGCTCTCGAAGCCAAGGAGCTCAGCCGTTACCTTCTCGCCAAATCGTTATTCGACTGCAAGGAGTTCGACAGATGTGCCGCCGTATTCCTTCCCGAGTCTTCATTGGCAGAGATGTTGGGGACAAAAGTAGACGATGCCACCACTAcgggagggagagaaaagCAGAGGCCTTCGGTTGTTCTACCTTCGGAGAGAGCTTTACCTCAGATCAGCCAAAAAAGCTTATTTCTCGCGCTGTATGCCAAAATGATCTCGGGCGAGAAGcgaaaggaggaggaatctGAAATGATCATGGGGCCGCAAGACTTGGGGACGATTACGAACAAACAGCTGGCCGTGGTCAGTCGGTTCCTCACAAAGTGGTTCGACCAGCGAAAGTCGGAGGGAGGCGATGTTGCGCCCAGCCAGGGCTTCCTTGAGTATCTCTACGGCATGGTtttggtgaaggagaagaacgACAGGGCTGGTTTGCAGTATTTGGTTGAAAGTGTGCAACTATTTCCGTGGAACTGGGGTGCCTGGATGGagatcaccaacctcatcaccagagTTGAACAGCTGAACGAAGTAACACCAAAGCTACCCCAGAACATCATGTCTTTCATCTTTCACGCCCATGCTTCGATCAACCTTTACCAACAAGGCGGTGAGATCGCCAGTGCTCTGAACGACTTGCTGGTCGTGTTCCCAACATCATCGTTCCTTCTAACCGACAAAGCACTGCTATATTATCACTCGAAAGATCTTGTAGCAGCCGAGCAAGAATTCAGTCAGCTACTTGGACTTCATCCCCAGAGGATAGATGCACTGGACCATTATTCAAACATTTTATATGTTTTGAACCTCCGACCAAAGCTGGCCTTTTTGGCCCATCTATGCTCTAGCATTGATACGTTTCGTCCAGAGTCTTGCGTCGTCATTGGTAATTACTACTCTCTACTATCTTGCCACGACAAAGCAGTCCACTATTTCCGCCGGGCGCTCATGTTGGACCGCTCATGTCTTTCCGCGTGGACACTCATGGGGCATGAGTATGTAGAGTTGAAGAATACTCACGCAGCCATCGAATCCTACCGAAGAGCGGTAGACGTCAACCGGAGGGACTACCGCGCCTGGTACGGCCTTGGCCAGACATATGAAGTACTCGAAATGCACGCGTATGCACTATGGTACTACAAGAAGGCCGCTGGTCTGCGTCCCTGGGACGGCAAGATGTGGCAGGCGGTGGGTTCGTGCTTGCAAAAGATGGGCCGCGACAAAGACGGCATCAAGGCGCTCAAGAGAGCTCTGCTTGCGGATTCCTACTACGATTCGTCAGCAAGTAGCTTTGGAAGCACAGGGACGATCGATCGGATGACGCAGATGGATCCTGAGGTCCTGCTGCAAATAGGGGCAATGTATGATCggatggaggaagaagaggaggccaaggcgtACATGGAGTTGTGCGTTGCacaggaggatggcggggttACCAATGATCAAGGACCAGGTCTAGGAGATTCCATCGGCGTCCGCGCTGATAGCCCGGGCTcagatgatggggaaggcGGAGGGGAAAGGGTAGCGGCTGGTGAGGGGACAGGGGTTACGGTGGCAACGAGCAAGGCCCGGATGTGGTTGGCGAAATATGCCATGAGGGTGGAGGACTACGAGACGGCGAATCGTCTCGCGACGGAGCTTTGCCAGGATGgcgttgaggtggaggaagccaaggcGCTGATACGGGAAgcgaggtcgaggatggaACAGACGAGTATGATGGAGAGCTAG